The Urocitellus parryii isolate mUroPar1 chromosome 6, mUroPar1.hap1, whole genome shotgun sequence genome includes a window with the following:
- the Or4k13 gene encoding olfactory receptor 4K13, translating into MEKANHSVVSEFILLGLSHSQNLQILFFLGFSVVYVGIILGNSLILVTVTFDSCLHTPMYFLLISLSCVDMILASFATPKMIVDFLREQKTISWWGCYSQMFFMHLLGGSEMMLLVAMAIDRYVAICKPLHYMTIMNPRVLIGLLLSSYAVGFVHSSSQMAFMLTLPFCGPNVVDSFFCDLPLVIKLACQDTYLLQLLVIADSGLLSLVCFLLLLVSYTVIIYSVRHRATTGSSKAFSTLSAHITVVTLFFAPCVFIYVWPFHRYSIDKILSVFYTIFTPLLNPIIYTLRNQEVKAAIKKIRTKYRNSKHTF; encoded by the coding sequence ATGGAAAAAGCAAACCATTCAGTGGTGTCTGAATTCATATTGCTGGGACTTTCCCATTCCCAGAATCttcagattttattcttcttgggaTTCTCTGTGGTCTATGTGGGGATTATATTAGGAAACAGTCTCATCTTGGTCACTGTCACCTTCGACTCATGCCTTCACACACCAATGTACTTTTTGCTTATCAGTCTCTCCTGTGTTGATATGATCCTGGCTTCTTTTGCTACACCTAAGATGATTGTGGATTTCCTCAGAGAACAGAAAACCATATCCTGGTGGGGATGCTATTCTCAGATGTTCTTCATGCACCTCCTGGGTGGGAGTGAGATGATGTTGCTTGTAGCCATGGCAATAGACAGGTATGTTGCCATATGCAAACCTCTCCATTATATGACCATCATGAACCCACGGGTGCTCATTGGGCTGCTGTTATCTTCCTATGCAGTTGGATTTGTACATTCATCTAGTCAGATGGCTTTCATGCTGACTTTGCCTTTTTGTGGTCCCAATGTTGTAGACAGCTTTTTCTGTGACCTTCCCCTTGTGATCAAACTTGCCTGCCAGGACACCTACTTGCTACAACTCCTGGTCATTGCTGACAGTGGTCTCCTGTCCCTGGTCTGTTTCCTTCTCTTACTTGTCTCCTACACAGTCATAATATACTCAGTTAGGCACCGTGCTACCACTGGATCCTCTAAGGCCTTCTCCACTCTCTCAGCTCACATCACAGTTGTGACTCTCTTCTTTGCTCCATGCGTCTTTATCTACGTATGGCCCTTCCATCGATACTCTATAGATAAAATACTTTCTGTGTTTTACACAATTTTCACACCTCTCTTAAATCCTATTATTTATACATTAAGAAATCAAGAGGTAAAAGCAGCGATTAAGAAAATAAGGACTAAATACAGAAATTCAAAACacactttttaa